The window CGCACATCTGCCTATGCAAGCAAGCGATTTTAAACAGCTATTCCTACCCTGCCATCGGAAACTTTTTTCGGTGGCATATAGGCTGATGGGGAACGCTCAAGCTGCTGAGGATATGGTGCAAGAAACCTTCTTAAAACTCTGGATGCAGCGTGATAAGATGGAAAAAGTGGACAATCCCGAGGCTTATAGCATAACGGTTCTACGCCGAATCTTCTATGACAAGATGAGAGCAGGACACCTTCAAGAAGTCGACAAAGACGTGGGAAGTCTGCAAGTAAGCTCCTCACAGAACATAAGTAAGCAATTAGAAGAAGCTGACGAATACCAACGCGTAAGGCAGTTGATTACCCATCTGCCCGAACCACAGGCAAGAATCATGCTGATGCGCGACATAGAAGACCGCAGTTTTGAGGAAATCAGTATCGAAACAGGGCTTACGGAAGTGAATATAAGAAGTATTCTCAGCCGTGCCCGAAAGAA is drawn from Prevotella melaninogenica and contains these coding sequences:
- a CDS encoding RNA polymerase sigma factor, whose product is MQASDFKQLFLPCHRKLFSVAYRLMGNAQAAEDMVQETFLKLWMQRDKMEKVDNPEAYSITVLRRIFYDKMRAGHLQEVDKDVGSLQVSSSQNISKQLEEADEYQRVRQLITHLPEPQARIMLMRDIEDRSFEEISIETGLTEVNIRSILSRARKKIREQIKAMRYDKD